One genomic window of Euleptes europaea isolate rEulEur1 chromosome 8, rEulEur1.hap1, whole genome shotgun sequence includes the following:
- the PEX2 gene encoding peroxisome biogenesis factor 2: MATREDNGKKVIPALRISQLDALELNKALEQLVWSQFTRCFHGFKPGLLARFEPEIKAFLWLFLWRFTIYSKNATVGQAILNIQYKNDLSQKQNYQTLSKQQKLWYLICTVGGRWLEERCYDLFSNRPLESFRKTKYFINLAVGLLKLCELLNFLIFLRKGKFTTLTERILGIRSVFCQPQSVRQIGFEYMNRELLWHGFADFLIFLLPLINMQKLKLKLSSWSLAVAGSSNKESSLAAGGKECCLCGEWPTMPHTIGCSHVFCYYCLKSNYLFDMYFTCPKCGVEVHDLQPLKYKVEMKEVYTQ, encoded by the coding sequence ATGGCAACCAGAGAGGATAACGGCAAAAAAGTGATCCCTGCTCTCCGAATAAGTCAGCTTGATGCCCTTGAACTAAACAAAGCCTTGGAGCAGCTGGTTTGGTCCCAGTTTACTCGATGCTTTCATGGATTTAAACCTGGACTCCTGGCTCGCTTTGAACCAGAGATTAAGGCATTTCTTTGGCTTTTTTTGTGGAGATTCACCATTTATTCCAAGAACGCGACAGTGGGACAGGCTATTCTGAACATTCAGTACAAGAATGACTTATCCCAGAAGCAAAACTACCAGACGCTCAGCAAGCAGCAGAAGCTGTGGTATCTTATTTGCACGGTTGGTGGTAGGTGGCTGGAAGAAAGGTGTTATGATTTGTTTAGCAATCGTCCATTGGAGTCCTTCCGGAAGACCAAGTATTTCATTAATTTAGCAGTTGGACTCCTCAAACTTTGTGAATTACTGAACTTCCTGATTTTTCTTCGGAAAGGGAAGTTCACTACCCTCACCGAGCGTATTTTAGGAATCCGGTCTGTGTTCTGTCAGCCTCAGAGTGTTCGTCAAATTGGATTTGAATACATGAACAGGGAACTGTTGTGGCATGGGTTTGCGGACTTTCTCATTTTTCTTTTGCCCCTTATTAACATGCAAAAACTCAAACTAAAACTTTCCTCTTGGTCTTTAGCTGTTGCAGGAAGTTCCAATAAGGAAAGTTCTTTGGCTGCAGGTGGTAAGGAATGCTGTCTGTGTGGAGAATGGCCAACTATGCCGCACACCATTGGCTGTTCACATGTTTTTTGTTACTACTGTCTTAAAAGTAACTACCTATTTGATATGTATTTTACATGTCCTAAATGTGGCGTAGAGGTGCATGACCTGCAGCCGTTGAAATACAAGGTAGAAATGAAAGAGGTGTACACTCAGTAG